In the genome of Ignavibacteria bacterium, one region contains:
- a CDS encoding YciI family protein gives MSQENPFRVVYALIWKSNKPDDEFDSTEFECRIPRLMEWLKDLKKKGKLVACGGGGFENHAGGLTLINADSIEEAQQLSNGTPMNEIGTTEIMVWDVYYADISEKKQEKTLES, from the coding sequence ATGTCTCAAGAAAATCCTTTCCGTGTAGTTTATGCGTTAATTTGGAAATCAAATAAACCTGATGATGAGTTCGACTCAACTGAATTCGAATGCAGAATCCCACGTTTAATGGAATGGCTGAAAGACTTGAAGAAAAAAGGCAAGCTCGTTGCATGCGGAGGAGGCGGGTTTGAGAACCACGCGGGCGGATTAACGCTAATAAATGCCGACAGCATAGAAGAAGCGCAGCAGTTAAGCAATGGCACTCCAATGAATGAAATCGGCACAACCGAAATTATGGTCTGGGATGTTTATTACGCCGATATATCCGAAAAGAAACAGGAAAAAACTTTAGAATCTTAA
- a CDS encoding FABP family protein produces MPDLKESIDKLNFLLGKWEGFGAVQYPTIEGCEYREELIFETNNCEPLITYIQKTFYKKNNLPLHSESGYIFSKEDGSYEMNNVQNNGRFEWMKGTLENSGNKNILTFEYKNVYNDERIVRTQRIFEVKDNTLNYFGNMQTQKVDFQNHLTAKLVRV; encoded by the coding sequence ATGCCTGACTTAAAAGAATCTATAGATAAATTAAATTTTCTTCTCGGCAAGTGGGAAGGTTTCGGAGCAGTTCAATATCCAACTATAGAAGGATGCGAATATAGAGAAGAATTAATTTTTGAAACTAATAATTGCGAACCGCTTATAACATATATCCAAAAAACTTTTTATAAAAAAAATAATTTGCCGCTTCATTCTGAAAGCGGGTATATTTTCAGCAAGGAAGACGGAAGTTATGAAATGAACAATGTCCAGAACAACGGAAGATTTGAATGGATGAAAGGCACACTTGAAAACTCAGGCAATAAAAATATTTTAACGTTTGAGTATAAAAATGTTTATAATGATGAAAGAATTGTAAGAACGCAAAGAATATTTGAAGTGAAAGACAATACATTGAATTATTTTGGAAACATGCAGACGCAAAAAGTTGATTTTCAAAATCATTTAACAGCAAAGCTTGTCAGAGTTTAA